The Sphingomonas sp. So64.6b genome includes a region encoding these proteins:
- a CDS encoding LysR family transcriptional regulator — protein sequence MIGNLTLDQLRVLVTIAENGSFSAAGRKLRRAQSAISQAVATLEEVHGVTLFDRAGHRPRLTGVGRVLVGQARVVLAGANHFEAMAAATREGIEPELAVAIDPLVPTTAFIDSLHALRAAFPHLPVSFSTEGLGGAERRLRRGEAALAFCILLPTVPEDIAALPLLGVDLVSVVAPVHPLARLGRAATREDLDEHVQLVLTDPSAPDGPSYGVMSTKPWRFVELGRRLDFLLAGLGWCRMPDYLVAPLLTEGRLVPLPIEDDPARASGALTIYASHMRDRSLGRAGAWLLDDLKARFV from the coding sequence ATGATCGGCAATCTCACTCTCGACCAGCTTCGTGTGCTGGTGACGATCGCCGAAAACGGCAGCTTCTCTGCTGCGGGCCGCAAGCTCCGCCGCGCCCAATCGGCGATCAGCCAAGCCGTTGCGACCCTCGAAGAAGTCCACGGCGTCACGTTGTTCGACCGCGCCGGCCACCGTCCCCGCCTCACGGGAGTTGGTCGTGTGCTGGTTGGGCAAGCTCGAGTGGTGCTCGCGGGCGCGAACCACTTCGAGGCGATGGCTGCGGCCACGCGCGAGGGCATCGAGCCCGAGTTGGCAGTCGCGATCGATCCGTTGGTGCCAACCACCGCCTTCATCGACAGCCTGCACGCGCTCCGCGCCGCTTTTCCCCATCTGCCGGTGAGCTTCTCGACCGAAGGGCTTGGAGGCGCCGAACGACGACTGCGCCGGGGAGAGGCTGCGCTCGCTTTCTGCATCCTGCTTCCGACTGTGCCCGAGGATATCGCCGCCCTGCCACTGCTCGGCGTCGACCTGGTTTCGGTCGTGGCGCCCGTCCACCCGTTGGCTCGACTGGGCCGGGCCGCGACGCGCGAGGACCTGGACGAGCACGTCCAGCTCGTGTTGACCGATCCCTCGGCGCCCGACGGCCCGAGCTACGGTGTCATGAGCACGAAACCTTGGCGCTTCGTCGAGCTTGGACGACGGCTGGACTTCCTCTTGGCGGGCCTGGGGTGGTGCCGTATGCCCGATTATCTCGTGGCGCCGCTACTAACCGAAGGGCGCCTCGTGCCATTGCCGATCGAGGATGATCCCGCGCGCGCGTCCGGAGCCCTGACAATTTACGCGTCGCATATGCGAGATCGTTCTTTAGGCCGCGCGGGCGCGTGGCTTCTCGACGACCTCAAGGCCCGTTTCGTCTGA
- a CDS encoding class III extradiol ring-cleavage dioxygenase — protein MQPTLFINHGGGPCFFLEPGPMRAAWHDLEAYLRGFANTLDELPRAILAVSGHWEEQAPTVNTGAHPPLLFDYDGFPDYTYRLTWPAPGDPALAARVRDLLAAAGIRSGSEPARAMRSRTRIT, from the coding sequence ATGCAGCCGACCTTATTCATCAATCACGGTGGCGGCCCATGCTTCTTTCTGGAGCCGGGGCCGATGCGTGCCGCCTGGCACGATCTCGAAGCCTATCTTCGCGGCTTCGCGAACACGCTGGACGAGCTACCGCGCGCCATTCTCGCCGTCTCCGGCCATTGGGAAGAACAGGCGCCGACCGTCAATACCGGCGCGCATCCGCCGCTGCTCTTCGATTATGACGGCTTTCCGGACTACACCTACCGGCTGACCTGGCCGGCGCCGGGCGATCCCGCGCTCGCCGCCCGGGTGCGCGACCTGCTCGCGGCAGCGGGCATCCGCAGTGGCAGCGAGCCTGCGCGCGCAATGCGCAGCCGCACGAGGATCACTTGA
- a CDS encoding NAD(P)H-dependent oxidoreductase yields MTRLLVVETSPRGNHSISRNLTRRFVDEWRTAHPVGQIVHRDLMETDLPFVNAPWLQAYFTPPEQHSPDMKEMLRLSDELVAELLAADHLVIATPVYNYNVPAALKAWIDHIVRKGLTLGMDGSGLVTGKKATVLLASGGVYTEGSPIRDRDLASQYLRLILGVIGITDVTLIAAGGAKAVDLGEIGREDFLNKFQGEIEAEAA; encoded by the coding sequence ATGACCCGGCTTCTCGTCGTCGAGACCAGCCCGCGCGGCAACCATTCGATCTCGCGCAATCTCACCCGTCGTTTTGTCGACGAGTGGCGAACGGCGCACCCGGTCGGGCAGATCGTCCACCGCGACCTGATGGAAACGGACCTGCCTTTCGTGAACGCGCCTTGGCTCCAGGCTTATTTCACGCCGCCCGAACAGCATTCGCCAGACATGAAGGAGATGCTTCGCCTGTCGGACGAACTCGTCGCCGAGCTATTGGCGGCCGACCACCTCGTCATTGCCACGCCGGTATACAACTACAATGTGCCTGCCGCGCTCAAAGCTTGGATCGACCATATCGTTCGCAAAGGGCTAACGCTTGGCATGGACGGCAGCGGCCTCGTGACGGGCAAAAAGGCGACGGTGCTGCTCGCCTCTGGCGGCGTCTACACCGAAGGCTCGCCGATCCGCGACCGTGACCTCGCAAGCCAATATCTGCGCCTGATCCTGGGTGTCATCGGCATCACCGACGTGACCTTGATCGCGGCAGGCGGCGCCAAGGCGGTCGATCTCGGGGAGATCGGACGCGAGGACTTTCTGAACAAGTTCCAAGGCGAGATCGAGGCCGAAGCCGCCTGA